Below is a window of Desulfoplanes formicivorans DNA.
CCGGAACATGGCCAAAAGGTGGTTGGCAATGGCCAGATCCTGCTCGGTGGGGGTGTTGCCCGGGGTAGTGATCGCGACACGGGGGAAGAGATAGGTTTCGGGGAAGAGATAGCCTTCGGCATTGTCTCCCGGGATATGCCACCTGGCAAGGAAGTCCCGGTCGCTGACGATTCGGGCAAAACCTTGCCGCGTTCCAAGGCCTGACGCCTGAACAAGATCGGCTGTCTGCCACCATGTGAGCCCCTCCGGAATGGTCAGCGGGTAGAGAATATCCCTGCCCCGGCCAAGTTCTTCCAGCACTTGCATGGGAGTCCATCCGGTATGCAGGGTGAATTCTCCGGCCCGTACCGAGCCTGCCTTGTTCATGAACCTGCCCAGAAGGGCGAATCGTGTCCGGTCGACAACAATCCCCTTGGATTCGAGCAGGGCGGCAATGGCAGAAAAGGACATGCCCGGAGATATGCGCACGACCAGGGGGGTGCCGGGATGCTCGGGCGCGGTATGCAGAAAGTGGTGGACTTGATACAACAGGACGCCCGCTGCCAGGAGCATGGCGCCGAGAAATACGAGAAGAAACCGCTGGAGCGGGGAGAGACGACAGGAATGCATGCCTATTGGGGTCTGTGAAGAGATCCGTGATGATGGTGACGGCTTAAAAAGGACTCCAGAATGGCCACGGCTGCCATCTGGTCCAGAACGTTTTTCCTGCGGGCTCCGAAAACCCGGGCCTCATGAAGGCGATTTCTGGCCTCAAAGGATGTCAGTGCCTCGTTTTCCAGATGGATGGGTAGGGCCACTCGTCTGGCCAGACTGGCGGCAAAATTTCTGACCTGTCTGGTGATCAGCTGTTCGTTGCCTTCAAGGTCCAGGGGCAGGCCAAGAACAATGGCCTGGATGTTTTCCTCGGCAATGATCCCGAGAAGCTCCTCGAACAAGGCGGCTCTGGTGGTCCTGAAGATGGTCTTCAAGGGAAAGACCATGGTGCTGTTGGGCCCTGCCACGGCCAGCCCGACCCGTTTGAGGCCGAAATCAATGCCCAGATAGCGGGGCGAAGGGATTGTCGAGGACGTCATGATGCGTTGTAGTCGGGATGCTGTTTTTTGGTTGACTGTTTGCGGATCCATGGTCCGGATGGCGTTGGGGTTCTTCTGTCACCTGGGGAGCACGTGTTTTCTGCGTCCCCAGGGCATTGTCTTTACCGGTCCGGTTCATGCCTGCAGCACCCTGGCGCCATTGATCACCTTGGCCCGTGCCAGGGCCTTGAGGAATTCCTTTTTCCAATGCGTGCCCCCGTGGAGCTGGGCCAGATACTCAAGGGTATGCAGGACCTCGTTCTCCCGGTGCATCTGGATGAGGGAACGTTTGATCCCGATTTTGCAAGACGGGCAGCCCACCACAACGGGGCCGTTTGCGGGATAGCCCTTGAGGTCCTGATTCAGCTGACGCTGTTTCTTGGAGCGGATCTTGTTGTAAATGGCCGGCGAAGTCATGGCTCCCATGCCGGACTCTCCGCAACACCCCGGACTTATGCGCACGGTACAGCCTGCCTGGGTTGCAAGGGCTTTGGCATAGATGGTTCCTGCCTTGGCCGGGTCCATGCCCATCCATTCGGGATGGCAGGCCGCATGATAGATGAGCGAGCCCTGGTCCCTGGTTGTGTCTGGTCCTTCCAGCCGTTCCATGAGGAACTGGACCACATCAAGATGGCTGATGCTTTTGCCTTCTCCAGGGCGTAGCCGGTATTCCTGGGTTCCTTCCCGGCAGGTGCCGCAGGATGTCAGAAAAAAGGTGCAGGCATGGCCCATGTCGGCGAGTCGGGCCATGGTTTTGTGGATGACCTCCCGGTTTTCC
It encodes the following:
- the mltG gene encoding endolytic transglycosylase MltG, encoding MHSCRLSPLQRFLLVFLGAMLLAAGVLLYQVHHFLHTAPEHPGTPLVVRISPGMSFSAIAALLESKGIVVDRTRFALLGRFMNKAGSVRAGEFTLHTGWTPMQVLEELGRGRDILYPLTIPEGLTWWQTADLVQASGLGTRQGFARIVSDRDFLARWHIPGDNAEGYLFPETYLFPRVAITTPGNTPTEQDLAIANHLLAMFREKTKELFPPDMSPEAIRDILTLASLVEKETSRDDERARIAGVYANRLRKNMRLQCDPTIIYGIGPDFDGNLTRKHLRDRSNPYNTYMHPGLPPGPICSPGLASIKAALHPESHTYLYFVARGDGSHAFSRTLREHNQYVRTYQLHR
- the ruvX gene encoding Holliday junction resolvase RuvX, translating into MTSSTIPSPRYLGIDFGLKRVGLAVAGPNSTMVFPLKTIFRTTRAALFEELLGIIAEENIQAIVLGLPLDLEGNEQLITRQVRNFAASLARRVALPIHLENEALTSFEARNRLHEARVFGARRKNVLDQMAAVAILESFLSRHHHHGSLHRPQ